The following DNA comes from Vicinamibacterales bacterium.
GATCACGGGGCGGAATCCGCTGGCGGCCGAAGTCGTCGACGACGAACACGCCGCCGTTCGCCTTCATCTGGATCGGCGCCTCGTAGAAGCCGGCGATCGGATTGAACGTCAGATCGAGCATCTCGAGCGTCAGCTCACCGCCGACCACCACCACCGGACGGCGGATCGTCTCCCAGCGCCGGTCGAGCACCGCCGCGGTGACCACGCTCGTCGAGGCGCCGATCGGCATCGCCGGAACGTGGTTGACCGGATCGAACACGGTGATGGTCTGGCCGTCGATGTCGATCGCGTGCGGCACGTGCATGTCGGAGCCGAGCGCCCGCCCGATCCCCTCGGCGACCACGGTCTTGCCGTTGCCGGGGGCACCATAGAGGAAGAGCGACTTGCCCGAATTGACCGCGGGGCCGAGCAGGTCGTACATCCCGTCGTTGACAACGAGCTGGTCGAAGCCGCGGGACAGTCGCGCGCGATCGACCGTCGGCCGCCCCGCCATGCAGGCGCGCACGTAGGCGTTGTACTGCGCGAGCGGCACCGGCGCCGGACCGACGTAGCGGTTCATGTCGAGGAACTGGTTGGCGCGGTCGCGCCCGAGGTCGGTGAGCGCGTAGCGGTAGCCGGCGGTACCGGCGCCGTTCGCGCCGCGCACTTCGACGAGCTTCTCGACCCGGGAGTGCTGGATCAGCGCGTCGAGCACCGAGTACGGCAGCCGCATCTGCTCGGCCAGGTGGGTGCCGCTCGATTCGCCGGCCACCAGGGTCTTCAGCATCAGCTGCGCGAGGGTGTCCGGATGCAGGCCGGTCTCCGCGATCGACTGCGGCGGCGCTGACGGCAGCGGCGTGGCCGGCAGGGCCGGAACGGCCTCGGCCTCGAGCAGGGCTACGGCGGCACCGGCGCTCATCTCGCCTCCTCTGCGCGTCCAAATTCCAGGATGATTCGGTGCCCGAGGCCGGTGCGCGACGCAGCGAGCGTACCGGCCGGCAGCTCCAGCACGCCGGCGGTGCCGGCGCGCGGCAGGCGCATCCGCCACGGCCGCAGGTTCGACACCGCGTCGATGACCGTGCCGCCTTCGTCGAGCGCCAGCACGTCGATGGAGAAGCGCATGCCCCAGGTGTGGACGCCGCGGCTCGGCACGATCCACAACGCCTCGCCGGGCTCGAGGCCGCTCCGCGCGAGCAGGCCGACGGCGCGGGCGGTACGCGAGGCGGCCACGCCGACCTTGTCGGCGATGACGGTACCGATGCTGGCATTACGGGCGACGAGCCGACTCATTTGGAATTCTCCACGAGGGGGAAGAGCACGGTGATGAAGCGGATCGCCGCCGGCCCGATCGTCACCACCCAGATCGCCGGGAAGATGCACAGGACGAGCGGGAACACCATCTTGACGCCCGTCTTGGCCGCGGCCTCCTCGGCGCGCTGCCGGCGCTTGGTGCGCAACGTCTCGGAGGCCACCCGCAGCGACTGCGCGATGCTGGTGCCGAACTTGTCGGTCTGGACCAGCATCGTGACGATCGAGCTCAGGTCGTCGACGCCGGTGCGATCGGCCAGATTGCGCAGCGCCTCGCTGCGCGCCTTGCCGGCTCGGAGCTCCAGGTTGATCAGCCGCAGCTCGTCCGCCAGCTCGGGGTACGCGAACGCCAGCTCGGTGCCGACCCGCGACAGCGCCTGATCGAGGCCGAGACCGGCCTCGACGCTGACCACCAGCAGATCGAGCATGTCGGCGAGCGACAGCCGGATACGGTGCGCCCGGCGCTTGGCCATGCGCGCCAGCAGCATGCCCGGCAGGATGTAACCCATCCCGAGCCCGCCCAGCGCGACGATCATGTTGGGCTTGGTGATCAGGTTGGTCGAGAACAGCACGAACATGCCCAGCGCGAAGGCGACGCGGATGCCGAAGAAGATGGTCAGCGCCTCGTCGCGACGGTAGCCGGCCTGCACCAGCCGCAGGCGCAGGTTGCCGAGCTCGCGGGGCGACTTCGGCACGCGCTCGCCGATCCGCTTGAGCATCGCCACGACCGACTGCATCCGCGGCTGATCGTCCGAATCCGGCTCGCGCCCGAACGCCAGCTCCTCGACGCGCCGATCGATCGCCGCGGCGCGCCCCGGCATGAAGGCGATGGCGGCTGCGGCGACCAGCGCGCTCCCGAATACGAAGGCCAGCAATGGCAGCAGCATGGACACGCTACACCTCGATCTTGACGACCTGTTTGATCCAGAAATAACCGACCGTCTGCATCACCACCGCCGCCATCAGCAGCATGTGCCCGATCTTCTCGCGGAAGAGCAGCTGCATGTGCTCGGGGTTGATGAACATCAGCGCGACCGCCAGGAACGCCGGCAGCGCCAGCAGCACATAGCCGGTCAGGCGTCCGTGCGCGGTATACACGCGCACCTGACGCAGGATCTTGAATCGCTCGCGGACGACGTGCGAGAGGTTCTCGAGAATCTCCGAGAGATTGCCGCCGGTCTCGCGCTGAATGAGGACGGCCGTCGAGAAGAAGCGCACGTCGAGCACCGGCACGCGCTCGGTCAGGTTGGCCAGCGCGTCCTTCAGCGGCAAGCCGAAGTTCTGTTCGTCGAACGTCTTGCGGAACTCCGGTCCGACCGGCTCCGGCACTTCGTCGGCCACCATCTTCAGGCCGGTGGCGAAAGCATGTCCCGCCTTGAGCGCGCGCGACACGAGGTCGAGCGCGTCGGGGAAATTCTCCTCGAACTGCCGCAGCCGCCGCGTCCGCTTCATCTTGAGGAAGGCGAACGGCAGCCAGAAGCCGATGACGCCGCCGATCAGCCAGCCGATCGGCATCCGCGACAGGGTCGCGGCGAGGAAGCCGCAGACCAGGGCGGCAACGAGCGACATCAGCAGCAGGCCACTGATCGTGATCTTCACGCCCGTCTGCTCCACCCAGCGCGCCACCGTCGAGCCGCGCGCGGTGCCGCCGGCGAAGCGGTCGAGCATCGGCAGCGGACCCGCGATCCGCTCCTTGACCAGCTCGCCGCCGTCGTCGTCGCTCTGGGGCAGGTCGGGCCGGCTGATCTCGCCCAGCCGCGACAGCAGCCGTCGCTGCGCCAGATAGCCGGGCAGCCGGCCGATCGCCAGGCACACGCCCAGGGTCAGGCCGGTGCCGATCACGAACACGGAGACGACCAGGATGAATGCCGGCGACATCACCGCACCTCGGTCACGCCCTCGAACATGTCGGGGGGCAGATGGATTCCCGAAGCCTTCAGGCGTTCGCACGCCTTCGGCCGTACGCCGGTCGCGCGGAAGCGGCCGATGACCTTCCCTTCCTGCGACACGCCGAGCTTCTCGAACA
Coding sequences within:
- a CDS encoding type II secretion system F family protein, which encodes MSPAFILVVSVFVIGTGLTLGVCLAIGRLPGYLAQRRLLSRLGEISRPDLPQSDDDGGELVKERIAGPLPMLDRFAGGTARGSTVARWVEQTGVKITISGLLLMSLVAALVCGFLAATLSRMPIGWLIGGVIGFWLPFAFLKMKRTRRLRQFEENFPDALDLVSRALKAGHAFATGLKMVADEVPEPVGPEFRKTFDEQNFGLPLKDALANLTERVPVLDVRFFSTAVLIQRETGGNLSEILENLSHVVRERFKILRQVRVYTAHGRLTGYVLLALPAFLAVALMFINPEHMQLLFREKIGHMLLMAAVVMQTVGYFWIKQVVKIEV
- a CDS encoding type II secretion system F family protein, giving the protein MLLPLLAFVFGSALVAAAAIAFMPGRAAAIDRRVEELAFGREPDSDDQPRMQSVVAMLKRIGERVPKSPRELGNLRLRLVQAGYRRDEALTIFFGIRVAFALGMFVLFSTNLITKPNMIVALGGLGMGYILPGMLLARMAKRRAHRIRLSLADMLDLLVVSVEAGLGLDQALSRVGTELAFAYPELADELRLINLELRAGKARSEALRNLADRTGVDDLSSIVTMLVQTDKFGTSIAQSLRVASETLRTKRRQRAEEAAAKTGVKMVFPLVLCIFPAIWVVTIGPAAIRFITVLFPLVENSK
- a CDS encoding DUF192 domain-containing protein, yielding MSRLVARNASIGTVIADKVGVAASRTARAVGLLARSGLEPGEALWIVPSRGVHTWGMRFSIDVLALDEGGTVIDAVSNLRPWRMRLPRAGTAGVLELPAGTLAASRTGLGHRIILEFGRAEEAR